In Gossypium raimondii isolate GPD5lz chromosome 12, ASM2569854v1, whole genome shotgun sequence, a single window of DNA contains:
- the LOC105763806 gene encoding uncharacterized protein LOC105763806 isoform X2: MATNEIEKPDTSISSKHSQSPQDNVPQSAPAPAKQVDTSPSSKLVDVKQFMLSVAANISSQPLPTYDPNVWGVLTAISNNARKRPQGMNMILSADEHWIGRLVEDMSFRIESRWVSTKHCRIYRKRVSNEGAEQSLNCDVSVYLKDMSVNGTFFNWERLRKNSPEMKVQHGDIISFNAPPHHELAFAFVYRDALKSAHSVEGACAKRKADELNCENKRQKGLGIGAPEGPISLDDFRSLQRSNKELRKQLEDQVLAIDKLHNENRATVECHENEIKEIKESVANSYLDQIKEMKILLDVKQKELIEVNRVSAEQKHAIEDLNERFSASMQSCTEANERIMNQKASIAELKVQLEEERDQRREEREKAVVDLKAAVQRAQSEAQEELQRLSDIALKREKELEEAINKLEESLGKSSTQVEDLVSKLEDTRQKLVNSDNKVRQLEAQVSEAKQASANARKQVEELEHEIKGLRKHLETEKAAREEAWSKVSVLELEINAAMRDLDYEKRRLKGARERIMLRETQLRAFYSTTEEISILFAKQQEQLKAMQRTLEDEENYENTSVDIDLNAPDMNTYRTIGREKTATGYNGNGATKAGSSTSAQRVNSSSDEVSATEKNDCGIRSQEVGENTQEAEFTSADPFVKGGFGSDIDGVGTAPVHEGDTIGTERVHETESLGIEVERNVDLNRCGTLGRDTMEFDCETDAHESNNQIQTTHPDASIHSQSNKPYETQNSVADTQPGGTIRTAELLASEVLGSWAYSTNPSVHGENESPKIGDNNDDCVMALLALHDSSGVVAESQSTPSSKAAPSRRIVKHQALSEMIGIVAPDLKEQFLGATADDLDRQRTKQSFISDSDTEDCTDSNDENNNEVAAKSGSISDAETEGSSEQANEDRNHNDVMEEDETDSEYPHIKSSS; this comes from the exons ATGGCtactaatgaaattgaaaaaccGGATACCTCAATTTCTTCAAAGCACAGTCAAAGCCCCCAAGACAATGTGCCTCAATCGGCGCCGGCACCGGCTAAGCAAGTCGACACCTCTCCGTCTTCGAAGCTTGTGGATGTCAAGCAATTCATGCTCTCCGTCGCCGCCAATATCTCCTCTCAGCCTCTCCCTACTTACGATCCCAACGTTTGGGGCGTCCTCACCGCTATCTCTAACAATGCCCGTAAACGCCCTCAG GGTATGAATATGATTTTGAGTGCAGATGAGCACTGGATTGGCAGATTAGTGGAGGATATGAGTTTTCGAATTGAATCACGCTGGGTTAGTACGAAACATTGCAGAATATATAGGAAGAGAGTGAGCAATGAAGGCGCGGAGCAGTCGTTGAACTGTGATGTATCTGTTTACTTAAAGGATATGAG TGTGAATGGGACGTTTTTTAATTGGGAGAGGTTGAGGAAGAATAGTCCTGAGATGAAAGTTCAACATGGTGACATCATTTCATTTAATGCTCCTCCACATCATG AACTTGCTTTTGCCTTCGTATATAGAGATGCTCTTAAGTCGGCTCACTCAGTGGAAGGTGCATGTGCAAAACGAAAAGCAG ATGAACTTAATTGTGAAAACAAGAGACAAAAAGGTCTTGGCATTGGTGCTCCTGAGGGTCCTATATCTCTTGACGATTTTCGGAGTCTTCAGCGGTCAAACAAG GAATTGAGGAAGCAATTAGAAGATCAAGTGCTTGCAatagataaattgcataatgagAATCGTGCAACCGTTGAGTGTCATGAGAAT GAAATCAAAGAGATAAAAGAATCAGTTGCAAATTCATACCTTGATCAaatcaaagaaatgaaaattttgctaGATGTTAAACAGAAGGAGCTTATAGAGGTCAATAGGGTATCAGCTGAACAAAAGCATGCTATTGAAGACCTTAATGAAAGATTTAGTGCTTCCATGCAGTCGTGTACTGAAGCAAATGAAAGAATAATGAA tCAGAAGGCATCTATAGCTGAACTCAAGGTTCAGTTAGAGGAAGAGCGAGATCAGAGACGAGAAGAACGAGAAAAGGCCGTTGTTGATTTAAAAGCAGCAGTGCAAAGAGCGCAGTCAGAAGCTCAAGAGGAACTGCAAAGACTGTCAGATATTGCTTTAAAACGAGAAAAGGAGCTAGAAGAAGCAATTAATAAGCTTGAG GAATCGCTGGGAAAGAGCTCGACACAAGTGGAAGATCTGGTGTCCAAACTG GAAGACACTAGGCAGAAATTGGTCAATTCTGATAATAAGGTCCGCCAACTAGAAGCTCAGGTTTCTGAAGCAAAACAGGCCTCAGCAAATGCAAGAAAA CAAGTGGAAGAACTTGAACATGAAATTAAAGGATTGAGGAAACATCTTGAGACTGAGAag GCAGCCCGAGAAGAAGCATGGAGTAAAGTTTCTGTTCTTGAGCTTGAAATAAATGCTGCAATGCGGGATCTTGATTATGAAAAGAGGAGGCTGAAAGGTGCCAGGGAAAGAATTATGCTTCG AGAAACTCAGCTACGAGCATTCTATTCCACAACCGAGGAAATCTCCATACTGTTTGCGAAGCAGCAGGAACAACTGAAGGCAATGCAGAGAACTCTGGAAGATGAGGAAAATTATGAGAATACTTCTGTTGATATTGACCTAAATGCTCCTGACATGAACACCTATAGAACCATAGGCAGAGAAAAGACTGCTACCGGCTACAATGGGAACGGTGCCACAAAGGCAGGCTCCAGTACTTCAGCTCAGAGGGTTAATAGTTCTAGTGATGAAGTCAGTGCTACTGAGAAGAATGACTGTGGCATAAGAAGTCAAGAAGTTGGTGAAAACACTCAGGAGGCAGAATTTACAAGTGCCGATCCTTTTGTTAAAGGTGGCTTTGGTTCTGACATAGATGGTGTTGGTACAGCTCCTGTTCATGAAGGAGATACCATTGGAACTGAGCGTGTTCATGAAACTGAAAGCTTGGGAATCGAGGTTGAACGAAATGTTGATTTAAACAGGTGTGGAACTTTAGGCAGAGATACAATGGAGTTTGATTGTGAAACTGATGCACATGAAAGcaacaatcaaattcaaacaacTCACCCAGATGCTTCCATACATTCTCAGTCAAATAAACCATACGAGACTCAAAATTCGGTGGCAGACACACAACCTGGAGGCACAATTAGAACAGCTGAGCTTTTAGCTTCTGAAGTTTTGGGGAGTTGGGCTTATAGCACTAATCCCTCTGTCCACGGAGAAAATGAATCCCCTAAAATTGGGGACAACAATGATGATTGTGTCATGGCTCTCTTAGCTCTCCATGATTCTAGTGGTGTGGTAGCTGAGAGCCAAAGTACACCGTCTTCCAAGGCTGCTCCTTCCAGACGCATTGTCAAACATCAAGCATTAAGTGAGATGATTGGGATTGTGGCTCCTGATTTAAAGGAGCAATTTCTGGGTGCTACTGCTGATGATCTTGATCGACAGAGGACTAAACAGAGTTTTATTTCTGACTCAGACACTGAGGATTGTACCGACAGCAACGATGAAAATAACAACGAAGTAGCTGCTAAGAGTGGTTCAATATCAGATGCAGAGACAGAGGGGAGTAGTGAGCAGGCTAATGAGGATCGAAACCATAATGATGTAATGGAGGAGGATGAAACTGACAGTGAATATCCTCATATCAAATCTTCATCTTGA
- the LOC105763806 gene encoding uncharacterized protein LOC105763806 isoform X3: MATNEIEKPDTSISSKHSQSPQDNVPQSAPAPAKQVDTSPSSKLVDVKQFMLSVAANISSQPLPTYDPNVWGVLTAISNNARKRPQGMNMILSADEHWIGRLVEDMSFRIESRWVSTKHCRIYRKRVSNEGAEQSLNCDVSVYLKDMSVNGTFFNWERLRKNSPEMKVQHGDIISFNAPPHHELAFAFVYRDALKSAHSVEGACAKRKADELNCENKRQKGLGIGAPEGPISLDDFRSLQRSNKEIKEIKESVANSYLDQIKEMKILLDVKQKELIEVNRVSAEQKHAIEDLNERFSASMQSCTEANERIMNQKASIAELKVQLEEERDQRREEREKAVVDLKAAVQRAQSEAQEELQRLSDIALKREKELEEAINKLEESLGKSSTQVEDLVSKLEDTRQKLVNSDNKVRQLEAQVSEAKQASANARKQVEELEHEIKGLRKHLETEKQAAREEAWSKVSVLELEINAAMRDLDYEKRRLKGARERIMLRETQLRAFYSTTEEISILFAKQQEQLKAMQRTLEDEENYENTSVDIDLNAPDMNTYRTIGREKTATGYNGNGATKAGSSTSAQRVNSSSDEVSATEKNDCGIRSQEVGENTQEAEFTSADPFVKGGFGSDIDGVGTAPVHEGDTIGTERVHETESLGIEVERNVDLNRCGTLGRDTMEFDCETDAHESNNQIQTTHPDASIHSQSNKPYETQNSVADTQPGGTIRTAELLASEVLGSWAYSTNPSVHGENESPKIGDNNDDCVMALLALHDSSGVVAESQSTPSSKAAPSRRIVKHQALSEMIGIVAPDLKEQFLGATADDLDRQRTKQSFISDSDTEDCTDSNDENNNEVAAKSGSISDAETEGSSEQANEDRNHNDVMEEDETDSEYPHIKSSS; the protein is encoded by the exons ATGGCtactaatgaaattgaaaaaccGGATACCTCAATTTCTTCAAAGCACAGTCAAAGCCCCCAAGACAATGTGCCTCAATCGGCGCCGGCACCGGCTAAGCAAGTCGACACCTCTCCGTCTTCGAAGCTTGTGGATGTCAAGCAATTCATGCTCTCCGTCGCCGCCAATATCTCCTCTCAGCCTCTCCCTACTTACGATCCCAACGTTTGGGGCGTCCTCACCGCTATCTCTAACAATGCCCGTAAACGCCCTCAG GGTATGAATATGATTTTGAGTGCAGATGAGCACTGGATTGGCAGATTAGTGGAGGATATGAGTTTTCGAATTGAATCACGCTGGGTTAGTACGAAACATTGCAGAATATATAGGAAGAGAGTGAGCAATGAAGGCGCGGAGCAGTCGTTGAACTGTGATGTATCTGTTTACTTAAAGGATATGAG TGTGAATGGGACGTTTTTTAATTGGGAGAGGTTGAGGAAGAATAGTCCTGAGATGAAAGTTCAACATGGTGACATCATTTCATTTAATGCTCCTCCACATCATG AACTTGCTTTTGCCTTCGTATATAGAGATGCTCTTAAGTCGGCTCACTCAGTGGAAGGTGCATGTGCAAAACGAAAAGCAG ATGAACTTAATTGTGAAAACAAGAGACAAAAAGGTCTTGGCATTGGTGCTCCTGAGGGTCCTATATCTCTTGACGATTTTCGGAGTCTTCAGCGGTCAAACAAG GAAATCAAAGAGATAAAAGAATCAGTTGCAAATTCATACCTTGATCAaatcaaagaaatgaaaattttgctaGATGTTAAACAGAAGGAGCTTATAGAGGTCAATAGGGTATCAGCTGAACAAAAGCATGCTATTGAAGACCTTAATGAAAGATTTAGTGCTTCCATGCAGTCGTGTACTGAAGCAAATGAAAGAATAATGAA tCAGAAGGCATCTATAGCTGAACTCAAGGTTCAGTTAGAGGAAGAGCGAGATCAGAGACGAGAAGAACGAGAAAAGGCCGTTGTTGATTTAAAAGCAGCAGTGCAAAGAGCGCAGTCAGAAGCTCAAGAGGAACTGCAAAGACTGTCAGATATTGCTTTAAAACGAGAAAAGGAGCTAGAAGAAGCAATTAATAAGCTTGAG GAATCGCTGGGAAAGAGCTCGACACAAGTGGAAGATCTGGTGTCCAAACTG GAAGACACTAGGCAGAAATTGGTCAATTCTGATAATAAGGTCCGCCAACTAGAAGCTCAGGTTTCTGAAGCAAAACAGGCCTCAGCAAATGCAAGAAAA CAAGTGGAAGAACTTGAACATGAAATTAAAGGATTGAGGAAACATCTTGAGACTGAGAag CAGGCAGCCCGAGAAGAAGCATGGAGTAAAGTTTCTGTTCTTGAGCTTGAAATAAATGCTGCAATGCGGGATCTTGATTATGAAAAGAGGAGGCTGAAAGGTGCCAGGGAAAGAATTATGCTTCG AGAAACTCAGCTACGAGCATTCTATTCCACAACCGAGGAAATCTCCATACTGTTTGCGAAGCAGCAGGAACAACTGAAGGCAATGCAGAGAACTCTGGAAGATGAGGAAAATTATGAGAATACTTCTGTTGATATTGACCTAAATGCTCCTGACATGAACACCTATAGAACCATAGGCAGAGAAAAGACTGCTACCGGCTACAATGGGAACGGTGCCACAAAGGCAGGCTCCAGTACTTCAGCTCAGAGGGTTAATAGTTCTAGTGATGAAGTCAGTGCTACTGAGAAGAATGACTGTGGCATAAGAAGTCAAGAAGTTGGTGAAAACACTCAGGAGGCAGAATTTACAAGTGCCGATCCTTTTGTTAAAGGTGGCTTTGGTTCTGACATAGATGGTGTTGGTACAGCTCCTGTTCATGAAGGAGATACCATTGGAACTGAGCGTGTTCATGAAACTGAAAGCTTGGGAATCGAGGTTGAACGAAATGTTGATTTAAACAGGTGTGGAACTTTAGGCAGAGATACAATGGAGTTTGATTGTGAAACTGATGCACATGAAAGcaacaatcaaattcaaacaacTCACCCAGATGCTTCCATACATTCTCAGTCAAATAAACCATACGAGACTCAAAATTCGGTGGCAGACACACAACCTGGAGGCACAATTAGAACAGCTGAGCTTTTAGCTTCTGAAGTTTTGGGGAGTTGGGCTTATAGCACTAATCCCTCTGTCCACGGAGAAAATGAATCCCCTAAAATTGGGGACAACAATGATGATTGTGTCATGGCTCTCTTAGCTCTCCATGATTCTAGTGGTGTGGTAGCTGAGAGCCAAAGTACACCGTCTTCCAAGGCTGCTCCTTCCAGACGCATTGTCAAACATCAAGCATTAAGTGAGATGATTGGGATTGTGGCTCCTGATTTAAAGGAGCAATTTCTGGGTGCTACTGCTGATGATCTTGATCGACAGAGGACTAAACAGAGTTTTATTTCTGACTCAGACACTGAGGATTGTACCGACAGCAACGATGAAAATAACAACGAAGTAGCTGCTAAGAGTGGTTCAATATCAGATGCAGAGACAGAGGGGAGTAGTGAGCAGGCTAATGAGGATCGAAACCATAATGATGTAATGGAGGAGGATGAAACTGACAGTGAATATCCTCATATCAAATCTTCATCTTGA
- the LOC105763806 gene encoding uncharacterized protein LOC105763806 isoform X1: MATNEIEKPDTSISSKHSQSPQDNVPQSAPAPAKQVDTSPSSKLVDVKQFMLSVAANISSQPLPTYDPNVWGVLTAISNNARKRPQGMNMILSADEHWIGRLVEDMSFRIESRWVSTKHCRIYRKRVSNEGAEQSLNCDVSVYLKDMSVNGTFFNWERLRKNSPEMKVQHGDIISFNAPPHHELAFAFVYRDALKSAHSVEGACAKRKADELNCENKRQKGLGIGAPEGPISLDDFRSLQRSNKELRKQLEDQVLAIDKLHNENRATVECHENEIKEIKESVANSYLDQIKEMKILLDVKQKELIEVNRVSAEQKHAIEDLNERFSASMQSCTEANERIMNQKASIAELKVQLEEERDQRREEREKAVVDLKAAVQRAQSEAQEELQRLSDIALKREKELEEAINKLEESLGKSSTQVEDLVSKLEDTRQKLVNSDNKVRQLEAQVSEAKQASANARKQVEELEHEIKGLRKHLETEKQAAREEAWSKVSVLELEINAAMRDLDYEKRRLKGARERIMLRETQLRAFYSTTEEISILFAKQQEQLKAMQRTLEDEENYENTSVDIDLNAPDMNTYRTIGREKTATGYNGNGATKAGSSTSAQRVNSSSDEVSATEKNDCGIRSQEVGENTQEAEFTSADPFVKGGFGSDIDGVGTAPVHEGDTIGTERVHETESLGIEVERNVDLNRCGTLGRDTMEFDCETDAHESNNQIQTTHPDASIHSQSNKPYETQNSVADTQPGGTIRTAELLASEVLGSWAYSTNPSVHGENESPKIGDNNDDCVMALLALHDSSGVVAESQSTPSSKAAPSRRIVKHQALSEMIGIVAPDLKEQFLGATADDLDRQRTKQSFISDSDTEDCTDSNDENNNEVAAKSGSISDAETEGSSEQANEDRNHNDVMEEDETDSEYPHIKSSS, from the exons ATGGCtactaatgaaattgaaaaaccGGATACCTCAATTTCTTCAAAGCACAGTCAAAGCCCCCAAGACAATGTGCCTCAATCGGCGCCGGCACCGGCTAAGCAAGTCGACACCTCTCCGTCTTCGAAGCTTGTGGATGTCAAGCAATTCATGCTCTCCGTCGCCGCCAATATCTCCTCTCAGCCTCTCCCTACTTACGATCCCAACGTTTGGGGCGTCCTCACCGCTATCTCTAACAATGCCCGTAAACGCCCTCAG GGTATGAATATGATTTTGAGTGCAGATGAGCACTGGATTGGCAGATTAGTGGAGGATATGAGTTTTCGAATTGAATCACGCTGGGTTAGTACGAAACATTGCAGAATATATAGGAAGAGAGTGAGCAATGAAGGCGCGGAGCAGTCGTTGAACTGTGATGTATCTGTTTACTTAAAGGATATGAG TGTGAATGGGACGTTTTTTAATTGGGAGAGGTTGAGGAAGAATAGTCCTGAGATGAAAGTTCAACATGGTGACATCATTTCATTTAATGCTCCTCCACATCATG AACTTGCTTTTGCCTTCGTATATAGAGATGCTCTTAAGTCGGCTCACTCAGTGGAAGGTGCATGTGCAAAACGAAAAGCAG ATGAACTTAATTGTGAAAACAAGAGACAAAAAGGTCTTGGCATTGGTGCTCCTGAGGGTCCTATATCTCTTGACGATTTTCGGAGTCTTCAGCGGTCAAACAAG GAATTGAGGAAGCAATTAGAAGATCAAGTGCTTGCAatagataaattgcataatgagAATCGTGCAACCGTTGAGTGTCATGAGAAT GAAATCAAAGAGATAAAAGAATCAGTTGCAAATTCATACCTTGATCAaatcaaagaaatgaaaattttgctaGATGTTAAACAGAAGGAGCTTATAGAGGTCAATAGGGTATCAGCTGAACAAAAGCATGCTATTGAAGACCTTAATGAAAGATTTAGTGCTTCCATGCAGTCGTGTACTGAAGCAAATGAAAGAATAATGAA tCAGAAGGCATCTATAGCTGAACTCAAGGTTCAGTTAGAGGAAGAGCGAGATCAGAGACGAGAAGAACGAGAAAAGGCCGTTGTTGATTTAAAAGCAGCAGTGCAAAGAGCGCAGTCAGAAGCTCAAGAGGAACTGCAAAGACTGTCAGATATTGCTTTAAAACGAGAAAAGGAGCTAGAAGAAGCAATTAATAAGCTTGAG GAATCGCTGGGAAAGAGCTCGACACAAGTGGAAGATCTGGTGTCCAAACTG GAAGACACTAGGCAGAAATTGGTCAATTCTGATAATAAGGTCCGCCAACTAGAAGCTCAGGTTTCTGAAGCAAAACAGGCCTCAGCAAATGCAAGAAAA CAAGTGGAAGAACTTGAACATGAAATTAAAGGATTGAGGAAACATCTTGAGACTGAGAag CAGGCAGCCCGAGAAGAAGCATGGAGTAAAGTTTCTGTTCTTGAGCTTGAAATAAATGCTGCAATGCGGGATCTTGATTATGAAAAGAGGAGGCTGAAAGGTGCCAGGGAAAGAATTATGCTTCG AGAAACTCAGCTACGAGCATTCTATTCCACAACCGAGGAAATCTCCATACTGTTTGCGAAGCAGCAGGAACAACTGAAGGCAATGCAGAGAACTCTGGAAGATGAGGAAAATTATGAGAATACTTCTGTTGATATTGACCTAAATGCTCCTGACATGAACACCTATAGAACCATAGGCAGAGAAAAGACTGCTACCGGCTACAATGGGAACGGTGCCACAAAGGCAGGCTCCAGTACTTCAGCTCAGAGGGTTAATAGTTCTAGTGATGAAGTCAGTGCTACTGAGAAGAATGACTGTGGCATAAGAAGTCAAGAAGTTGGTGAAAACACTCAGGAGGCAGAATTTACAAGTGCCGATCCTTTTGTTAAAGGTGGCTTTGGTTCTGACATAGATGGTGTTGGTACAGCTCCTGTTCATGAAGGAGATACCATTGGAACTGAGCGTGTTCATGAAACTGAAAGCTTGGGAATCGAGGTTGAACGAAATGTTGATTTAAACAGGTGTGGAACTTTAGGCAGAGATACAATGGAGTTTGATTGTGAAACTGATGCACATGAAAGcaacaatcaaattcaaacaacTCACCCAGATGCTTCCATACATTCTCAGTCAAATAAACCATACGAGACTCAAAATTCGGTGGCAGACACACAACCTGGAGGCACAATTAGAACAGCTGAGCTTTTAGCTTCTGAAGTTTTGGGGAGTTGGGCTTATAGCACTAATCCCTCTGTCCACGGAGAAAATGAATCCCCTAAAATTGGGGACAACAATGATGATTGTGTCATGGCTCTCTTAGCTCTCCATGATTCTAGTGGTGTGGTAGCTGAGAGCCAAAGTACACCGTCTTCCAAGGCTGCTCCTTCCAGACGCATTGTCAAACATCAAGCATTAAGTGAGATGATTGGGATTGTGGCTCCTGATTTAAAGGAGCAATTTCTGGGTGCTACTGCTGATGATCTTGATCGACAGAGGACTAAACAGAGTTTTATTTCTGACTCAGACACTGAGGATTGTACCGACAGCAACGATGAAAATAACAACGAAGTAGCTGCTAAGAGTGGTTCAATATCAGATGCAGAGACAGAGGGGAGTAGTGAGCAGGCTAATGAGGATCGAAACCATAATGATGTAATGGAGGAGGATGAAACTGACAGTGAATATCCTCATATCAAATCTTCATCTTGA
- the LOC105763808 gene encoding uncharacterized protein LOC105763808 produces the protein MEINNVAYIRIKEEETELEPEKQRKEEEEEEEEENSCSSEVEFPLQEEPLPQILTDEKRSNRLLKFIAIGIPSAILVIVAIKWVGPFVLKKVIVPALQWEAHAFSTTERILVIVTSLALFPTLCLPSTPSMWMAGMAYGYIKGLLIVMTGVSLGVSLPFFVGSMFHTKIQRLLGKYPKEASILRLAGEGNLLHQFRTVTLIRISPLPYIMFNYAAVATNVHYIPYMMGTWMGMLPEVFIALYSGILIRSFAEATQDKRSLTPRQIIYNVVGFCASVTATIFIGIRTKKRLDRLQEEELVQVHEEEPEPE, from the exons ATGGAAATTAATAACGTAGCCTATATTAGgatcaaagaagaagaaacagaaCTCGAACCCGAGAAACAACGAaaagaagaggaggaggaagaagaagaggaaaattCTTGTAGCTCCGAGGTCGAGTTTCCCTTACAGGAAGAACCTTTACCTCAAATCCTTACCGATGAGAAACGGTCGAATCGCTTGTTAAAGTTCATCGCCATTGGCATCCCTTCAGCCATTTTGGTCATAGTTGCAATTAAATGGGTTGGACCCTTTGTGCTGAAAAAG GTGATTGTCCCTGCTTTACAATGGGAGGCCCATGCATTCAGCACAACCGAGAGAATACTTGTAATCGTAACTTCATTAGCTCTATTTCCAACTCTATGTTTGCCATCCACACCTTCAATGTGGATGGCTGGAATGGCTTATGGATACATTAAAGGGCTGCTAATAGTCATGACGGGGGTTTCTCTTGGTGTATCATTGCCTTTTTTTGTTGGTTCTATGTTTCACACCAAAATTCAA CGACTATTAGGGAAATATCCGAAGGAAGCTTCAATACTAAGACTCGCAGGAGAAGGTAACTTGCTTCATCAATTTCGAACAGTGACGTTGATTAGGATCAGTCCATTGCCGTACATTATGTTTAACTACGCCGCCGTGGCGACCAACGTCCACTACATCCCGTATATGATGGGGACATGGATGGGGATGTTGCCTGAAGTTTTTATTGCACTTTACAG TGGGATTTTGATACGATCTTTTGCTGAGGCAACACAAGACAAAAGGAGTCTTACTCCAAGACAGATAATATACAACGTCGTTGGATTCTGTGCATCTGTGACAGCAACGATTTTCATTGGCATCCGTACCAAGAAGCGACTCGACCGGCTACAGGAGGAAGAATTAGTTCAAGTGCATGAGGAAGAGCCAGAGCCTGAGTAg